The Pyrodictium delaneyi genome contains a region encoding:
- a CDS encoding ABC transporter substrate-binding protein, translating into MKRILALIVLALFMLPTLGIATHAAAQAEKGPATDRIIWKSVSLDKVAAALETGDIDVYLFSLRPAAAQELTGKPGIKLYQAPSGLVDIGLNPAPVMIVTLPGKLDKKAAAEKLGVDPVVIAYATYVAPDSEKLPPIGVPIEDKDVTVVELCAKPLGGLPTDAKVVWESDKFDINPFCFREIRFALNYIVDRDYIVKNIYKGFAIPKYTFYGPDDPTYTVLIDIVAKYKFSYNPEYAKSIVSNVLSKAGAEMKGGTWYYNGKPITVIGIIRQEDERLDIGNLFANELENTLGIKVQRQILPFGEAIPKVYFTDPKDFEWSFYTEGWGKGALDRWDPWMLAQFAAAWLGWSPGWGEADFWNYRNDTIDSYSKPAALGEVKSKEQFIEYLRKGTELGIQESIRIWIAAIMSSFPARADVKGVTLDLGSGLRNPFMYRGMYVPGSDTVKVGHLHVFTAATIWNPLGGFDDVYSVDPARATYDPSIWRHPFNGEPIPFRVEFSVETAGPDGKMKVPDDAIWWDAENDRWVYAKDLGRTEAVSKVVFDLSKLVGSKWHDGEEITYADILAWLAENIDIVYDPVKSQIESSIAGPAKESFDKIVAYRLLPDQNKLEVYLDYWHFDPNYIADFAAFTLYNPTPIVLAMDYLAFVKKTFALSDTRSEKENIPQLNLVLKDHAEAIAAALDEISYDQYKGYFTLPDGTVLMTKDEWNARIQAAKSWISQYGNAWISDGPFKLVRFDKDAQVLELEAFRDPTYPFGPTDWVFGLPTPTTITNVVVPLVEPGRPARITVTASGLPPIHVKYILRDPATGKVLATGEAQQAAAGYVIELSADLTSKLEEYAAYELAVIAYSEQVALPAEKTVVLQTTAAATQQIGELQQALQQTQEQVQALQEQLQQQVQALQQVQQQVQQLQQALGRQLAEAITGLSKQTADAIATVGQQVQALGDAVAQLGQKIDEISQLLAQLQNVATKADVNKAATAAQQAQSAADKAYSKANLAVTISIINLILLLVLIGLTFTRRQQ; encoded by the coding sequence ATGAAACGCATTCTTGCTCTAATAGTACTAGCCCTCTTCATGCTACCGACCCTCGGCATAGCCACACATGCTGCAGCCCAAGCAGAAAAGGGACCAGCCACGGATAGAATCATCTGGAAATCTGTATCGCTTGACAAGGTCGCGGCCGCTCTCGAAACGGGAGACATTGATGTATACCTCTTCAGTCTAAGGCCCGCTGCAGCCCAGGAGCTCACCGGTAAGCCCGGTATCAAGCTATACCAGGCTCCTAGTGGCCTCGTAGACATAGGCCTAAACCCAGCACCAGTCATGATAGTGACGCTGCCTGGCAAGCTTGACAAGAAGGCAGCAGCCGAAAAGCTCGGTGTAGACCCTGTAGTGATAGCATACGCCACCTATGTGGCTCCAGATTCTGAGAAACTCCCGCCGATAGGTGTGCCGATAGAGGATAAGGATGTAACAGTAGTAGAGCTGTGTGCCAAGCCGCTGGGCGGCCTACCAACGGACGCCAAGGTAGTATGGGAGAGCGACAAGTTTGACATCAACCCATTCTGTTTCCGTGAGATACGCTTCGCGCTAAACTACATAGTTGACCGCGACTACATCGTCAAGAACATTTACAAGGGCTTCGCCATACCGAAGTACACATTCTACGGTCCCGACGACCCGACATACACAGTACTAATAGACATAGTTGCTAAGTACAAGTTTAGCTACAACCCAGAGTATGCAAAGAGCATTGTAAGCAATGTGTTAAGCAAGGCAGGTGCTGAGATGAAGGGTGGTACCTGGTACTACAACGGTAAACCGATAACAGTAATAGGCATCATAAGGCAGGAGGACGAGCGTCTAGACATAGGTAACCTATTCGCTAACGAGCTAGAGAACACCCTAGGCATCAAGGTGCAGAGACAGATACTACCCTTCGGCGAGGCGATACCCAAGGTATACTTCACTGACCCCAAGGACTTCGAGTGGAGCTTCTACACAGAGGGCTGGGGTAAAGGCGCCCTAGACCGCTGGGACCCATGGATGCTAGCACAGTTCGCAGCAGCATGGCTAGGCTGGTCCCCTGGCTGGGGTGAGGCCGACTTCTGGAACTACAGGAACGACACCATAGACAGCTACAGCAAGCCTGCAGCCCTCGGTGAGGTAAAGAGTAAAGAGCAGTTCATAGAGTATCTACGTAAGGGCACCGAGCTAGGTATACAGGAGAGCATAAGGATCTGGATAGCAGCAATAATGAGCAGCTTCCCAGCCCGTGCTGACGTGAAGGGCGTAACACTAGACCTAGGTAGCGGTCTAAGGAACCCATTCATGTACCGCGGCATGTACGTACCAGGTAGCGACACGGTAAAGGTTGGTCACCTACACGTCTTCACGGCTGCCACGATTTGGAACCCGCTAGGCGGCTTCGACGACGTATACAGCGTAGACCCTGCCAGAGCCACTTACGATCCAAGCATATGGCGGCACCCGTTCAACGGCGAACCCATACCGTTCAGAGTAGAGTTCTCAGTTGAAACAGCAGGCCCCGATGGTAAGATGAAGGTACCTGACGACGCTATATGGTGGGACGCCGAGAACGATAGATGGGTGTATGCCAAGGACCTCGGCCGCACAGAAGCTGTAAGCAAGGTGGTATTTGACCTATCCAAGCTAGTAGGTAGCAAGTGGCACGATGGCGAAGAGATAACCTATGCAGACATACTTGCATGGCTAGCCGAGAACATAGACATAGTTTACGACCCGGTAAAGAGCCAGATAGAGAGCAGCATCGCCGGCCCAGCAAAGGAGAGCTTTGACAAGATAGTGGCCTACAGGCTACTGCCGGATCAGAACAAGCTAGAGGTCTATCTCGACTACTGGCACTTCGATCCCAACTACATAGCCGACTTCGCCGCCTTCACGCTCTACAACCCGACACCAATAGTGCTAGCAATGGACTACCTAGCATTCGTGAAGAAGACCTTTGCCCTCAGCGACACGCGCTCCGAGAAGGAGAACATACCGCAGCTCAACCTAGTACTCAAGGACCACGCTGAGGCCATAGCTGCAGCGCTCGATGAGATAAGTTATGACCAGTACAAGGGCTACTTCACACTGCCAGACGGCACAGTCCTCATGACCAAGGATGAGTGGAATGCACGTATCCAGGCAGCCAAGAGCTGGATAAGCCAGTATGGCAATGCATGGATAAGCGATGGTCCATTCAAGCTAGTACGCTTCGACAAGGACGCACAGGTACTAGAGCTAGAAGCATTCCGCGACCCAACATACCCATTCGGCCCAACTGACTGGGTATTCGGCCTACCAACACCAACAACAATAACCAATGTAGTAGTACCACTAGTAGAGCCAGGCAGACCTGCAAGGATAACAGTAACAGCAAGTGGCCTGCCACCAATACATGTGAAGTATATCCTACGCGACCCAGCAACCGGCAAGGTACTAGCCACTGGCGAGGCACAGCAGGCAGCAGCTGGCTACGTAATCGAGCTATCTGCAGACCTAACCAGTAAGCTAGAAGAGTATGCAGCCTATGAGCTAGCGGTAATAGCCTACAGTGAGCAAGTAGCCCTACCAGCCGAGAAGACAGTAGTACTACAGACCACGGCTGCTGCTACACAGCAGATAGGTGAGCTACAGCAGGCCCTACAGCAGACTCAAGAGCAAGTGCAGGCTCTACAAGAGCAGCTACAGCAGCAGGTACAAGCACTACAGCAGGTACAGCAGCAAGTCCAGCAGCTACAGCAAGCGCTAGGCAGGCAGCTAGCTGAGGCAATAACCGGCCTAAGCAAGCAGACAGCCGATGCAATAGCGACTGTAGGCCAGCAGGTACAGGCACTCGGTGATGCTGTAGCACAGCTAGGTCAGAAGATTGACGAGATAAGCCAGCTACTAGCACAGCTACAGAACGTTGCAACAAAGGCTGACGTAAACAAGGCCGCCACTGCAGCCCAGCAGGCACAGAGTGCTGCTGACAAGGCATACAGCAAAGCCAACCTAGCAGTAACAATATCGATAATCAACCTAATACTGCTACTAGTACTAATAGGCCTAACCTTTACACGCAGGCAGCAGTAA
- a CDS encoding OB-fold nucleic acid binding domain-containing protein encodes MSESVNIIKISDLKPGMNNVNIRVRVLEAEAPRTINTRRGPRTISEAVVGDETGRTRLTLWGHAAGSLQAGDTVMISGAWTTSYRGQVVLNIGGRGNITRVDDTTLPPEDEIPEETPQVPPDWRPPRRNSGFGGPRRRSYRQRF; translated from the coding sequence ATGTCGGAGAGTGTAAATATCATAAAAATATCCGACCTCAAGCCCGGAATGAATAATGTGAATATACGCGTCCGTGTCCTCGAAGCCGAGGCTCCCCGCACAATAAACACTCGTAGGGGACCCCGCACAATAAGCGAGGCCGTTGTGGGAGACGAGACAGGGCGCACAAGACTCACACTATGGGGCCACGCGGCGGGGAGCCTTCAGGCGGGCGACACGGTCATGATAAGCGGGGCCTGGACGACCAGCTACCGTGGTCAAGTGGTTCTCAATATAGGGGGACGCGGCAACATAACGCGGGTAGACGACACCACGCTACCACCAGAAGATGAGATACCCGAGGAAACACCACAAGTGCCACCAGACTGGCGGCCGCCGCGCAGGAATAGCGGCTTCGGCGGGCCACGCCGTCGTAGTTATAGACAGCGCTTCTGA